A genomic window from Fusarium falciforme chromosome 2, complete sequence includes:
- a CDS encoding Zn(2)-C6 fungal-type domain-containing protein produces the protein METHDTRPTNAGVIKRIRQACANCRRRKVKCSGERPVCTHCRQSRRSCVYEPYSVTAGETGHTVPRVSNATISSQLLERISSLESALSRLSQGNFDAHVQTSPSSAFSSTPRRMPSLHHNQDQPDLNLDSIVQNSVLDSFSFDGLPPPEVVQSLVDTYFARVHNQPYSFFHRTSFYASLSTMSIPRCLLFAVLAYAVRFSDQPYFVGKVQQASDAYSRQSWLCVIEDHLSVDNNLDLSVIQTVTLLAIVDYTAARISSGWLRLGLAIRLSQDVDLMSEPSFFLPPTEREERRRTFWSIYLVDKLISCARSRPAAVADDDCTLHLPCNEDVFQDRGEDGENVPTLRQVLSWDVPLANPPSPFGLAVVATSIFGRCTKYAHGRSAGEMLTPLDPQSDFALTNASLLLLESYLKNHDQPILDLVQNGPQADTNIDEKQVGHLVFSHALFHLCYCLLNHPFLIRLRLRPIAARVPKSFTSNAFHAAQENARKLTDLLLAGTTGVVPMESSFYTYCASIAAGIHSLAFGAQHQGVDVDQYDSQRYYQRCIEVLERLGVLWPMVPNMLTKLREFDAHSESYAHLFNAACLADELDGIAENTLWSLVDYGMLAREVPGNSPGNVSFLSNLPSPSKWIPGGDYMAASPTSEARNQLLFVGTQEPLTRL, from the exons ATGGAGACACACGACACGCGGCCCACGAATGCGGGCGTGATAAAGCGAATTCGTCAAGCATGTGCCAATTGCAG GCGACGCAAGGTCAAGTGCTCCGGTGAGCGCCCGGTGTGCACGCACTGCCGACAGAGCCGACGGAGCTGCGTCTATGAGCCGTACTCTGTCACGGCTGGTGAGACGGGCCATACAGTGCCTAGGGTTTCTAATGCTACGATAAGT AGTCAGTTGTTGGAGCGTATCTCATCGCTTGAGTCGGCGTTGAGTAGGCTCAGTCAAGGCAACTTTGACGCTCATGT CCAGACATCACCCTCCTCGGCGTTCAGCTCGACGCCTCGACGCATGCCATCACTACATCATAACCAAGATCAGCCAGACTTGAATCTCGACTCAATAGTACAGAATTCTGTTTTGGACAGCTT CTCATTTGATGGACTCCCACCTCCAGAGGTAGTCCAATCCCTCGTGGACACCTACTTTGCCCGCGTCCATAACCAGCCATACTCATTCTTCCACCGCACGTCTTTCTACGCGAGTCTTTCAACCATGTCGATACCGAGATGTCTGCTGTTTGCTGTTCTTGCGTATGCGGTAAGGTTCTCGGATCAGCCTTATTTCGTGGGCAAGGTTCAGCAAGCTTCGGATGCGTATTCTCGGCAGTCGTGGCTGTGCGTGATAGAGGATCATTTGAGTGTTGATAATAACCTCGACTTGTCTGTTATTCAGACTGTTACTCTACTGGCAATCGTCGATTACACGG CTGCAAGAATCAGTTCAGGCTGGCTACGTCTCGGCCTAGCAATCCGTCTATCCCAAGATGTCGACCTCATGTCCGAGCCGTCATTCTTCCTTCCCCCAACAGAACGTGAAGAACGAAGACGAACATTCTGGTCCATCTACCTTGTCGACAAGCTAATCTCGTGCGCCCGTTCAAGACCCGCAGCAGTCGCCGATGACGACTGCACTCTTCACCTCCCCTGCAACGAAGACGTCTTCCAAGATAGAGGTGAAGATGGTGAGAATGTGCCTACGCTGCGTCAGGTCCTCAGCTGGGATGTTCCTCTTGCGAATCCTCCGAGTCCGTTTGGATTAGCTGTTGTGGCTACGTCCATCTTTGGACGCTGTACGAAATACGCCCATGGAAGAAGTGCAGGTGAAATGCTCACGCCGTTGGATCCCCAATCCGACTTTGCCCTGACGAATGCTTCACTGCTACTCCTCGAATCCTACCTCAAGAACCACGATCAACCGATTCTAGATCTTGTTCAAAACGGACCTCAAGCAGACACCAACATTGACGAAAAACAAGTCGGCCACCTCGTCTTCTCACACGCTCTCTTCCATCTCTGCTACTGTCTCCTAAACCACCCATTCCTAATCCGTCTCCGCCTACGTCCCATAGCAGCAAGGGTTCCGAAAAGTTTCACATCCAACGCGTTCCACGCAGCGCAAGAAAACGCGAGGAAACTCACGGATCTGCTCTTGGCGGGAACTACTGGGGTTGTACCGATGGAGTCTTCGTTTTACACGTACTGTGCTTCCATCGCGGCGGGGATTCATTCTCTGGCTTTTGGGGCGCAGCATCagggtgttgatgttgatcagTATGACAGCCAGAGGTATTATCAACGGTGCATAGAGGTGTTGGAGAGACTGGGTGTTTTGTGGCCTATGGTTCCCAACATG TTGACCAAACTCCGAGAATTCGACGCCCACTCCGAGTCCTACGCCCACCTCTTCAACGCAGCCTGTCTCGCCGACGAATTAGACGGCATTGCAGAAAATACCCTCTGGTCCCTCGTCGACTACGGGATGCTGGCTAGGGAAGTGCCTGGAAATTCTCCCGGGAATGTGTCATTCTTATCAAATCTACCATCACCGAGTAAATGGATTCCAGGTGGCGACTACATGGCTGCGTCGCCGACGAGTGAGGCAAGGAATCAGTTACTTTTCGTAGGGACTCAGGAACCATTGACTCGTTTATAA
- a CDS encoding Hydroxymethylglutaryl-CoA lyase, whose protein sequence is MTTHVRIVEVGARDGLQNISQQVPTDVKIELLRRLYDAGLETIEVTSIVSPKAVPQLQDCRAVLSSSPVQALLGDASLRLPVLVPNRKGLDIARQLGVKEVAVFVSASEGFSRANINCTVDQGIARARLVCEEAKKFDCKVRGYVSCIFEDPFDGRTPPAAVLKVVQTLLDMGCYEVSLGDTLGVGSPKDVRNLLHLLKTNDIPLDRIAGHFHDTYGQALANVWEAYTWGVRVFDSSVAGLGGCPFAPGAKGNASTEDLVYMFDRAGVHTGVNLSKLAAVGAWISDKLSQPTSSRVGAALSSKERRVKKPREKTHGPLTWERVKETDGLIIDQSGANLRITMNRPRNGNALTTAMIEDLTSIFRDVASDRSVNRIALTGSGKFFCTGMDLSKSTPVGGNDDVAQAQFNRLERLFDTIDKSPKVTIAALNGPAFGGGVGLAFACDLRLCVKGAKVTLSEAKLGLCPATISKYVIREWGVPFAREAILTARPVTPSELHAKGVVMSVVEDQCKLNEALDSWLVKLRSVSPEALRMSKELIASAWAHGGHPEQADTIKTLFNEMMKPSAPGHFGVSEFQAGRAVDWDAPRTRSKL, encoded by the exons ATGACTACACACGTCCGCATCGTCGAAGTCGGCGCCAGAGATGGCCTGCAAAACATCTCGCAGCAAGTCCCGACAGATGTCAAGATAGAGCTGCTGCGCAGACTTTACGATGCTGGACTCGAGACGATAGAAGTTACATCCATCGTGTCGCCCAAGGCTGTTCCCCAGCTACAAGATTGTCGCGCCGTCTTGTCGAGTTCACCGGTGCAGGCGCTTCTTGGAGATGCATCGCTACGCCTCCCGGTTTTGGTTCCAAACAGAAAGGGCCTCGATATTGCTCGTCAACTGGGTGTTAAAGAAGTCGCTGTGTTTGTGAGCGCATCGGAAGGCTTCAGCAGGGCAAACATCAATTGTACCGTGGACCAAGGCATCGCCAGAGCACGTCTCGTCTGTGAAGAAGCCAAGAAGTTTGACTGCAAGGTTCGCGG CTATGTATCTTGCATCTTTGAAGACCCCTTCGATGGACGGACTCCTCCGGCCGCCGTTCTCAAGGTCGTACAGACCCTCCTCGACATGGGCTGCTACGAAGTCAGTCTCGGTGACACCCTGGGAGTCGGATCCCCCAAAGACGTGCGCaacctccttcatctcctcaagACAAACGACATCCCCCTCGATCGGATAGCTGGTCACTTCCACGATACATATGGACAAGCTCTCGCCAACGTTTGGGAGGCTTATACATGGGGGGTTAGGGTGTTTGATAGCAGTGTTGCTGGCCTGGGTGGATGTCCCTTTGCGCCCGGGGCCAAAGGCAATGCTTCTACCGAGGACTTGGTCTACATGTTTGACCGAGCTGGTGTTCATACGGGAGTCAATCTCTCCAAACTCGCAGCGGTCGGGGCTTGGATCTCGGACAAGTTGTCGCAGCCAACTTCAAGTCGCGTCGGCGCTGCCTTGTCGTCCAAGGAGCGACGCGTGAAGAAACCGCGAGAGAAGACCCACGGACCGTTGACCTGGGAGCGCGTCAAAGAAACAGACGGTCTCATCATCGATCAATCGGGAGCGAACCTGAGAATCACCATGAACCGACCGCGCAACGGCAACGCCCTGACCACCGCTATGATCGAAGACCTGACCTCTATCTTCCGAGACGTTGCTAGCGACAGGAGCGTCAATCGCATCGCGCTTACAGGCAGTGGCAAGTTCTTCTGTACGGGTATGGATCTTAGCAAGAGCACTCCCGTCGGCGGGAATGACGATGTCGCCCAGGCGCAGTTCAACAGACTCGAGCGTCTTTTCGACACGATTGACAAGAGCCCCAAGGTGACAATCGCCGCTCTCAACGGGCCGGCATTTGGAGGTGGAGTCGGTCTGGCATTTGCTTGCGATCTTCGACTCTGTGTCAAAGGCGCCAAGGTCACATTGAGTGAAGCCAAGTTGGGTCTTTGTCCTGCGACAATCTCCAAGTACGTGATTCGGGAATGGGGTGTACCTTTTGCTCGGGAGGCAATCTTGACAGCAAGGCCCGTTACTCCATCAGAGTTGCACGCCAAGGGAGTAGTCATGAGTGTCGTGGAGGATCAGTGCAAGTTAAACGAGGCCCTGGATTCCTGGCTGGTCAAACTGCGGTCTGTCTCGCCTGAAGCTCTCCGAATGTCCAAGGAATTGATCGCGTCAGCCTGGGCCCACGGAGGACACCCAGAGCAGGCcgacaccatcaagacgCTCTTCaatgagatgatgaagccatCCGCGCCTGGTCACTTTGGTGTCAGCGAGTTCCAAGCAGGACGAGCAGTAGATTGGGACGCACCACGCACGCGCAGCAAGCTCTAG
- a CDS encoding Methylcrotonoyl-CoA carboxylase — translation MASTHQYPVERSKVSLRDQAHKDNLANWEPILEKYEDALQQVSSEGTIASLERHQTRGQLLPRDRIALLLDQDSPFLELCPFAGFGNANSTPSANIIAGIGTVSGKICLLMSHIPTQSGGAWNEMTVVKVNRILEIASENDLPLISLVQSVSLNPSHNLLNINSPSKAGVFLPQQFRVFHRGGQLFYDLANRSFQGKPSCAIVFGSSTAGGAYHPALSDYSIFVENQAQVFLGGPPLVKMATGEEVEAEELGGANVHGSKTGLADQVATDEFDAIHKARDWVASLKIKQRFLKTNGEISNPLPPRYPIDDILSLVNPDIRKAFDMKEVVLRLVDDSRLAVFKPKYGVNILTTWAHIMGFRVGIVANQISVINPDEALKAAQFIRLCNQEATPIIFLHNVTGFMVGTKAEHSGIIKAGAQLVSAVSCSQVPHISIIMGASYGAGNYAMCGRAYKPRFIFTWPTGKCSVMGPDQLAGVMEQIQSKKARPEGEKDSADKVQEKTAQFKRQVQRDAESYSTSSMLIDDGIIDPRDTREVLGMCLEIVSGNDKSAGQGFRALARI, via the exons ATGGCTTCCACACATCAATACCCAGTCGAGCGCTCCAAGGTGTCGCTTCGAGACCAAGCTCACAAGGACAATCTCGCAAACTGGGAGCCCATACTAGAAAAGTATGAGGATGCGCTACAACAGGTATCTAGCGAAGGTACAATTGCCTCGCTTGAGAGGCATCAGACTAGAGGCCAGCTCCTTC CAAGAGATCGCATCGCTTTGCTTCTTGATCAAGACTCTCCATTCCTAGAGCTCTGTCCGTTTGCCGGCTTTGGGAATGCCAACTCGACGCCTTCTGCCAACATTATTGCTGGTATCGGCACAGTGAG CGGAAAGATATGTCTTCTCATGTCGCATATACCCACACAGAGCGGCGGAGCTTGGAACGAGATGACTG TTGTCAAGGTGAACCGCATCTTGGAGATAGCCTCTGAGAACGACCTCCCCCTCATCTCCCTCGTCCAGTCTGTAAGTCTCAACCCCTCACAcaacctcctcaacatcaactCACCCTCCAAGGCCGGTGTCTTTCTCCCACAGCAGTTCCGAGTCTTCCACAGAGGTGGCCAGCTCTTCTACGACCTCGCCAACCGCTCATTCCAAGGAAAGCCCTCATGCGCCATCGTCTTTGGGTCTTCAACTGCTGGTGGAGCATATCACCCTGCTCTATCCGACTATAGTATCTTTGTGGAGAATCAAGCTCAAGTCTTTCTTGGTGGTCCACCGCTGGTCAAGATGGCTACTGGAGAAGAGGTCGAGGCGGAGGAGTTGGGCGGTGCTAATGTTCATGGGTCAAAGACTGGACTTGCCGATCAAGTCGCGACAGACGA GTTCGATGCCATTCACAAAGCTAGGGATTGGGTTGCCTctctcaagatcaagcagcGATTCCTCAAGACCAACGGTGAAATTTCgaatcctcttcctccacggTATCCCATCGACGATATCCTTTCCTTGGTAAACCCCGACATTCGAAAGGCGTTTGATATGAAGGAGGTGGTGTTGAGACTTGTTGATGATTCGAGGCTGGCCGTCTTCAAGCCCAAGTATGGAGTCAACATTTTGACTACGTGGGCGCACATCATGG GCTTTCGAGTGGGAATTGTGGCCAACCAGATATCCGTCATCAACCCCGATGAAGCTCTCAAAGCCGCCCAGTTTATCCGGCTCTGCAACCAAGA GGCTACGCCCATCATCTTCCTTCACAACGTCACAGGCTTCATGGTAGGCACCAAAGCCGAGCACTccggcatcatcaaggctggaGCGCAGCTCGTCTCTGCAGTTTCGTGCTCTCAAGTTCCTCACATCTCCATTATCATGGGGGCCTCCTACGGCGCTGGCAACTACGCCATGTGTGGCCGAGCCTACAAGCCTCGGTTCATCTTTACTTGGCCGACGGGCAAGTGCAGTGTCATGGGACCTGATCAGCTTGCCGGTGTCATGGAGCAGATCCAGTCGAAGAAGGCTCGGCCTGAGGGAGAAAAGGATTCAGCAGACAAGGTTCAGGAGAAGACGGCGCAGTTTAAGCGCCAGGTTCAGAGAGATGCTGAGAGCTACTCTACAAGCAGTATGCTTATTGATGACGGAATCATTGATCCCAGAGATACGAGGGAAGTGCTGGGTATGTGCTTGGAGATTGTTTCAGGAAACGACAAGTCTGCTGGTCAAGGGTTCAGAGCTCTTGCGAGAATATAG